Within the Salvia hispanica cultivar TCC Black 2014 chromosome 4, UniMelb_Shisp_WGS_1.0, whole genome shotgun sequence genome, the region tattaaaccGAATTACATATCCTAATTATCATAGACTCATAGTTGCTTAAAGCGATTCTCTTCTCTAACACACgcaaatcattttattatttttcccgtTCATTTGAAttagataattattttttgccgTTCATTTGAATTAGATAAAAttgttactactactactactactatttaccATCCGCTAATGGTAAgttgactaatttttttcacatggCAATAAAGGCCCCCAATATTATTTAAGTCAATTTAGAGTTTTAGACAATCTTATAGCAGCCATTAGGTCATATTATGTCTtacaataaaattgtttttcctCCCGGacacaaattatttaatttttttcgtttGTTTGAATTAGATAACTATTACTTTGACTAAAGACTGAAAacacattttaaaatgttgCTTTATAGTCTTTTGGTTGAAAAATTGTTTCAATACCAATTAGACCATTCGATGATGGTAagttgactattttttttcactttgtttACACGCACTTCATTAGTCAAATTTATTAGttgtttatttgaatttacaCCAAGTATTATAAGTtgattattttccttttcaattcTAACTCATAGTAATTCTTTCTGCCTGCGAAAAATCacattgttttttaattgttgCACATTCGTGAGGCAACTCATTTTTCCAACTGTTATATTCATTTGTCatctatatttcatttttattaataatcaCAATTGGATTCTTTTCATATTGGTTCACAATTTATGAATCATTACTTAAAAGATGCACGAAAATCACAATCTACTGTCACAAATTAATGAATCAATGCACAAAGTTATAAGCATGTCTGTAATTATGTATATCGCTCTCTATCGCACGCACGAACACATCCGTGCATGTTCCTGCGCGTTCGTGCAAGTGgacttatatatttttattcttagtCTACAAAATAGGTCAAATAACGGTTCTAATTTAAGTACTAATTTATTCGCAtgtttctaagttctaacATATATTATGCATAATTAATCCACATTCGTTATTTTATTGGTAATACTAACTTCTTAATTGGGCATTGTGTAAAGAGCTCATTCTTTAATTTCTAGTACATTGTTATCTGTTTTGGGAATCATggtgatttgattttgatcatATGTATATGATTATGTGTCTAAGCTATGATGGATTGACTTAATGTTTATTCTTGATTGAGTTTTGATATTGCACAAGCATTCTAATTTTGCTATTGCACTAGCATTCTAATTTTGATATTGCACAAACTGATGCATCTTTAGTTGACAGATGACTAATTGTATGGAGAATCAAGTTGCATCCTCGTTGTATGATTCGTTTGGGGAGCCAAAAATCGCACCTCGAGTTGGGGATGAATATCAGGCTGAACTGCCTCAGTTTCGCGGAGATTCAAACACTGGTATGAGTAGAATGGATGAAATAGACGAGCGCAGTTGTATGGTGCCTGAAATATGTGATGAATGCTGGTCTGAAGCTGAGAAGGGCTGTTTCCTTGTTGGATTGTACATATTTGCAAAGAACTTTGTCGAGATAAAGAAATTTGTTGGGACGAAGGATATGTTAGCTGTGCAGTCGTACTACTATGGGGCGTTCTACTCTTCACCGGAGTATCGCAGATGGTTCAGCGCTAAGCACAAGAGATGCAAATTAGGCCGGGGATTGTTTTATGGGCTAAGGCTGCAAGAATTTCTATCTAGGGTGCTACCAAGAGTCGAGGAGGAGTCTCGGAATGCTCTATTGGAGGTACTTATAATTGCTGATGTTTTCATCTAAATATCTGCGTTTTTACTTGATTGAATTCCAAATAGTGCAGAAATGTGCTCATTTAGTGCACTTTTGTGctgattttttctttctagGTTTCTAAATCATTTGAGAATGAAAAGATATCAGTGGCAGAGTATGCCTTCCGTTTGAAGGCGATGATTGGTACAGAGTTGCTCGTGGAAGCCGTTGGCATTGGGAGAAAGCATCAAGATCTCACTGCAATGGCTACGCGGCACTCAAAGGCACGCGGCCATGATATGCCATCAGAGAAGGTTTATACCTCACTTACAACAGCTGAGATATCGAGCTTGTTGAGTGGAGAGCACCGACTGAGCAAGGCCAGATCGAATGATCTGTTCTGGGAGGCAGTCTGGCCGCGTCTGCTAGCAAGTGGTTGGCATTCAGAGGAGGCCACGAACTACCGAGACGTTGCTAGTTCAAATGCAAGTCCTAGCCTAGTTTTTCTTATTCCCGGAGTGAAGAGATTTTCGAGGAGAGATTTGGTGAGAGGtgatcaatattttaatactgTGGCTGATGTGTTGAGAAAAGTTTCTCAAGAGCCTGCCCTGCTGGAGCTCGACCAAGAAGCAGAACAATGTGGATTGAGTAATGATGAGAGTTTTTCTGTCACTGTTGTGGATACAGGCCTCCCAGATGGGAAGGTAGTCGAATTCAGAACCTTCCCATCTGCAGCAGAGATTAGTCGAGAAAGGACTGATGCCGCGGATGAAGAAGCTCGTGCGACTTCCCCTGATGTGCACAAGAAACGCACCACTCGAGATCAAGTAAGCAAGAATCTTGATATATTGCCATCCACTAGCAACAACAGCATTGAACAGCAGCAACAACCTCAGTTTTATATTGACCTCAACTTCCCTCCAGAGGCCGAGGCTGGCTCCTTTTCTGCTGAGCAAGATATCATCGCTTCCAAAAACAATGCTAGCTCGA harbors:
- the LOC125220247 gene encoding uncharacterized protein LOC125220247; the protein is MTNCMENQVASSLYDSFGEPKIAPRVGDEYQAELPQFRGDSNTGMSRMDEIDERSCMVPEICDECWSEAEKGCFLVGLYIFAKNFVEIKKFVGTKDMLAVQSYYYGAFYSSPEYRRWFSAKHKRCKLGRGLFYGLRLQEFLSRVLPRVEEESRNALLEVSKSFENEKISVAEYAFRLKAMIGTELLVEAVGIGRKHQDLTAMATRHSKARGHDMPSEKVYTSLTTAEISSLLSGEHRLSKARSNDLFWEAVWPRLLASGWHSEEATNYRDVASSNASPSLVFLIPGVKRFSRRDLVRGDQYFNTVADVLRKVSQEPALLELDQEAEQCGLSNDESFSVTVVDTGLPDGKVVEFRTFPSAAEISRERTDAADEEARATSPDVHKKRTTRDQVSKNLDILPSTSNNSIEQQQQPQFYIDLNFPPEAEAGSFSAEQDIIASKNNASSNQTRFSTRRRPPTMRVLEAVAHGYLSVNKKQKKKKEDGQ